A genomic segment from Solenopsis invicta isolate M01_SB chromosome 5, UNIL_Sinv_3.0, whole genome shotgun sequence encodes:
- the LOC120357865 gene encoding ski oncogene, with the protein METLLPGNTVAGQSYSPQLKTVLKTYQLSAVKSLQGPSSALLGMDCKALLHEQQSATSCFSPPAISRPAAANCGLEVSNGSSVESQPPTKDVLEKDVRETSARTLTPVPPKAPRSLEDSDEDRPAATATTLVDRPKVVCEKRELEFQIPILTAPDQSCSERCETVLEGERISCFVVGGERRLCLPQILNTVLQDFSLQQINQVCDELQIYCSRCTRDQLEELKHSGILPRNAPSCGLITQTDAERLVSALLLRTESCDPSQISLAQDCLDKKMCKNEEEEESIVKFKVYHECFGKCKGIFDAKLFETDDSVCIECLECGYQFSPQRFVRHAHRSLENRTCHWGFDSANWRSYLLLSRDQQHYNKSLILFRELKDRHLVLNSKRKLELRHEHERLIKRTKKDDCAGIYNGNGMPMYHPVSQITPDSYLMQWAVFELAARGAAFQPWSATGNCKHRDNSSLVPAYLSRGPPVLQHPERVIPLSECERFEPHFQPNVALAPIPAPAQIGQIPPPSSVHQQRRHHHEHRRHNHRPSSPTCEKQELSSANIKVEKTSPSQAPAIGSYPLYYVSDENQKDAALPKDKKEKEGEEEESSAAVTSSTVNVEPLPLAASSEIGTSSPSESDSDTDGAAAADLEERLRALDVPQDVIELARRVALENAQLRRHRRSDAHEISKLRSQLHIQKLQQQQQSIVVADDESQDKKEDATATTATAPRSSAADSTEGGNEESDAASLLSNNKESEPASVLATNNESDQ; encoded by the exons ATGGAGACCCTATTGCCTGGGAATACCGTCGCCGGTCAGTCGTACAGCCCGCAGTTGAAGACCGTCCTCAAGACCTATCAGCTGTCAGCCGTCAAGAGCCTGCAGGGTCCAAGCTCAGCTTTGCTGGGCATGGACTGCAAGGCCCTGCTACACGAGCAACAGTCGGCGACCTCGTGCTTCTCGCCGCCCGCTATCAGTCGTCCAGCGGCGGCCAATTGCGGCCTGGAAGTCAGTAACGGCTCGTCCGTGGAATCGCAACCGCCAACGAAGGATGTGCTCGAGAAGGACGTTCGCGAGACGTCGGCGCGCACGTTGACGCCCGTCCCTCCGAAGGCGCCCCGATCCCTGGAGGACTCGGACGAGGATCGTCCTGCGGCAACGGCGACGACGCTGGTGGATCGCCCGAAGGTCGTGTGCGAGAAGCGCGAGCTCGAGTTTCAGATACCGATACTCACAGCGCCCGATCAGAGCTGCTCCGAGAGATGCGAGACGGTCCTCGAGGGCGAGAGGATCTCGTGCTTCGTGGTGGGAGGCGAGAGAAGATTGTGCTTGCCGCAGATACTGAACACGGTGCTGCAGGACTTCTCTCTGCAGCAGATCAATCAGGTGTGCGACGAGCTGCAGATCTACTGTTCGCGCTGTACCCGGGATCAGCTCGAGGAGCTCAAGCACTCTGGCATTCTGCCGCGCAACGCGCCGTCTTGCGGCCTCATCACCCAGACTGACGCCGAGAGGCTCGTCAGTGCTTTACTGTTACGAACAGAGTCCTGCGATCCCTCTCAAATCAGCCTGGCACAGGACTGTCTTGATAAGAAAATGTGTAAGaacgaggaggaagaggagtCGATTGTCAAGTTCAAAGTGTACCACGAATGTTTCGGCAAGTGCAAAGGTATCTTCGACGCGAAACTGTTTGAGACGGACGATTCGGTATGCATCGAGTGTCTGGAGTGCGGCTATCAATTTTCTCCCCAACGCTTTGTGAGACACGCTCACAGATCTCTGGAGAACCGCACCTGCCACTGGGGTTTTGATTCCGCCAACTGGCGGTCGTATCTTTTGCTCTCTCGTGATCAACAACACTACAACAAATCGCTTATCCTTTTTCGAGAGTTGAAGGACAGGCATCTTGTGTTAAACTCCAAGCGAAAGCTAGAG CTACGACACGAGCACGAAAGGTTGATCAAACGCACAAAGAAAGATGATTGCGCTGGAATCTACAATGGCAATGGGATGCCAATGTACCATCCTGTATCCCAAATTACCCCTGATTCATATTTGATGCAATGGGCGGTTTTTGAGCTTGCTGCCAGGGGTGCAGCCTTCCAGCCTTGGAGTGCTACAGGCAATTGCAAGCACAGGGACAA TTCTTCATTGGTGCCTGCATATCTCAGTCGAGGTCCACCCGTACTACAGCATCCCGAGCGAGTTATTCCGCTTTCGGAGTGCGAACGTTTCGAGCCACACTTCCAACCTAATGTGGCGTTGGCGCCTATACCGGCACCCGCACAAATAGGTCAGATACCGCCGCCCTCGTCCGTTCATCAGCAACGGCGGCATCATCACGAGCATCGCCGTCACAATCATCGCCCCTCGAGTCCCACGTGTGAGAAACAGGAGTTGTCATCCGCCAacattaaagttgaaaaaacgTCGCCGAGTCAAGCGCCGGCCATCGGTTCTTATCCTCTGTATTATGTGTCTGACGAAAATCAGAAGGACGCGGCGTTGCCAAAGGATAAAAAGGAAAAGGAGGGTGAAGAGGAGGAGAGCAGCGCGGCGGTGACGTCGTCTACCGTGAACGTGGAGCCTTTACCACTGGCGGCGTCCTCCGAGATCGGCACCTCATCACCGTCAGAAAGCGATTCCGATACGGACGGTGCCGCGGCAGCAGATCTTGAGGAACGTTTGAGGGCACTGGATGTGCCGCAGGATGTGATAGAACTGGCACGTCGCGTAGCATTGGAGAATGCGCAACTACGACGTCATCGGCGATCGGACGCTCACGAAATCTCGAAGCTACGCAGTCAGCTGCACATACAAAAGttacaacagcagcagcaatcTATTGTCGTCGCCGACGATGAGAGTCAAGATAAGAAGGAGGatgcgacggcgacgacggcgacagcACCGCGTTCCAGCGCAGCTGACAGCACCGAGGGCGGCAACGAGGAGAGCGACGCTGCGAGTTTACTATCGAACAATAAAGAGTCTGAACCCGCCAGCGTGCTGGCGACTAATAACGAGTCGGATCAGTGA
- the LOC105195205 gene encoding 39S ribosomal protein L19, mitochondrial, with product MVVISRIFSRGYGGLRAAKVLRHVVRANSSTIAQDSVQESQNNNKIEQNEQKGMITNRYRFMYPEFLPDPDPKYRNALREKLERMDMLARRSHIAIPEFYVGSILAVTYSEPHAPGKVNKFVGLCIQREGCGLRSTFLLRNVVDNQGVEVLYELYDPAIQKIECLRLEKRLDPHLRYLRDAPAEHSTFPFDMESEYLPEGAPIPVNEIKVQLNPQPWLEKWERQGLKGVTNLELREKQIRKAKAAEKPWEKYDLMKKYRETIPEEDQNEIFNEVYAKLYEIEVTKQRQKHKKPFIRPKKTG from the exons ATGGTTGtgatttcaagaattttttctcgTGGTTACGGCGGATTAAGAGCAGCGAAAGTATTAC gtCATGTAGTCAGAGCAAATTCCTCCACGATCGCCCAAGACTCTGTGCAAGAATcgcaaaataacaataaaatagaacAAAATGAACAGAAGGGAATGATCACAAATAGATATAGATTCATGTATCCAGAATTTCTACCGGATCCAGATCCCAAATATCGCAACGCACTCCGAGAAAAGCTGGAGCGCATGGATATGTTGGCAAGGCGCTCGCACATAGCAATACCTGAATTTTATGTCGGTTCCATATTAGCCGTAACTTATTCCGAGCCACATGCTCCTGGAAAAGTCAACAAATTTGTTGGCCTGTGTATCCAGAGGGAAGGATGTGGTTTAAGGTCTACCTTTCTCTTGAGAAACGTGGTCGATAATCAAGGAGTTGAAGTGCTTTATGAATTATATGATCCTGCAATACAAAAGATAGAATGTCTTAg GCTTGAGAAAAGATTGGATCCACATCTACGATATTTGCGAGATGCACCAGCAGAACATAGTACCTTTCCTTTTGACATGGAGTCAGAATATTTGCCAGAAGGTGCACCAATACCTGTAAATGAGATCAAAGTTCAGCTCAATCCTCAACCATGGTTGGAGAAATGGGAACGTCAAGGGTTGAAAGGTGTGACAAATTTAGAGCTTAGAGAGAAGCAAATTAGAAAAGCCAAGGCTGCGGAAAAGCCTTGGGAAAAATATGATCTTATGAAGAAATATcg GGAAACCATCCCCGAGGAGGATCAAAATGAGATATTTAATGAAGTGTATGCAAAGTTATACGAAATAGAAGTGACTAAACAAAGGCAAAAACATAAGAAACCTTTCATACGACCAAAGAAAACTGGGTGA
- the LOC120357866 gene encoding uncharacterized protein LOC120357866, whose amino-acid sequence MFSVYLSFEFIVARCSLAVRTTDTRAFLFIISPSLSLFLRSSLHHGALLSWTVHVISSVHRPVDDVVPHRAPTHEPPLSPPLPPPPPPCPPPPPRRRCRYWRRRRSLSVRRAAVRANNNEDVGDDTSDVRRNIIASLERNHQHGWHRQTTSDLLVGTSRRNGVSIATTAAVAVAVVAAAAATAAAEYAPYDRGEGDDDDDDDGLQRTLAAGARIISYRAARGVNDDDPIPISGRRGNRWTIRRCERTHARALRREYFSVFPSLSFSFSSCLPPLARRSLSPSPALCTDANETTADLRDIYVRFSRTLLLAHRAFVDDDRVDGRLSFFSFPPSRSLARAPRSLFALARERRGPSPSLFLSRRCPWLYTCARPRKHDETRIGDDGALESETVSSHAEHMYTCTHTLSLSVCLSAYACVRARSSRFLGASPQPAPYTA is encoded by the coding sequence atgtttagtGTCTATTTATCTTTCGAATTTATCGTCGCACGTTGCTCACTAGCTGTACGGACTACGGACACGCGCgcgtttctatttattatttctccttctctctctctctttctccgttcGTCACTTCACCACGGCGCACTGCTGTCGTGGACGGTGCATGTTATCAGTAGTGTCCACCGTCCCGTCGACGACGTCGTTCCCCACCGCGCGCCAACGCACGAGCcacctctttctcctcctcttcctccgccgcctcctccttgtcctcctccacctcctcgtCGTCGCTGTCGCTACTGGCGTCGCCGACGATCGCTATCGGTACGCCGCGCCGCCGTACGCGCCAACAACAACGAGGATGTCGGCGATGATACGTCCGACGTTCGGCGAAATATTATCGCATCACTGGAGCGCAACCACCAGCACGGCTGGCATCGTCAGACGACGAGCGATTTACTCGTCGGCACGTCACGACGCAATGGCGTATCGatcgcgacgacggcggcggtggcggtggcggtggtggcggcggcggcggcgacggcggcggcggagtACGCACCGTATGACCGTGGAGAaggcgacgatgacgacgacgacgatgggtTACAGCGGACACTCGCAGCGGGAGCACGCATTATTTCTTACCGCGCCGCGAGAGGTGTCAATGATGACGATCCGATCCCGATCTCGGGGCGACGTGGTAACCGATGGACCATCCGCCGATGCgagcgcacgcacgcacgagcTCTGCGACGCGAATATTTTTCtgtctttccctctctctctttctccttctcttcctgTCTGCCTCCTCTCGCCCGTcggtctctctctccctctcccgcCCTATGCACAGACGCTAACGAGACAACGGCAGACCTCCGCGATATATACGTACGCTTTTCACGCACGCTCCTCCTCGCCCACCGCGCTTTCGTGGACGACGACCGTGTGGATGGCCGTCTctcgtttttttctttccctcccTCTCGCTCGCTTGCCCGCGCTCCGCGAAGTCTTTTTGCTCTCGCGCGCGAGCGGAGGGGcccttctccttctctctttctctcccggCGATGTCCGTGGCTATACACATGCGCGCGACCGCGTAAACACGACGAGACGAGAATCGGAGACGACGGAGCCCTTGAGAGCGAGACTGTCTCCTCTCATGCAGAACACATGTACACGTGCACGCACACACTCTCCCTTTCCGTCTGCCTGTCTGCGTACGCGTGTGTACGTGCACGTTCCTCGCGCTTCCTCGGTGCGAGTCCTCAACCGGCTCCGTATACCGCGTGA
- the LOC105195202 gene encoding SH3 domain-containing protein Dlish, whose translation MAFLCPVRIRRGKKKKPGAHNFNLEKDCGTTGTGLGLGTRMPLPPGRITGSASIETLVRVGIEKENGLSPDSKMVIVHDFTPCVDDELQVKKGQVVNVLYRENDWVYVIAADTRMEGFVPHSYCAPYTSQLAELTLANLNNVKKKLPRSSENDCELLSTGGRLQETQQTDTGSASDCESYARNNITTADININRSNITQSQNSIQTISSQPDVHPFFKDPSAGRYIVLYTFVARDENDVSVERGEFVTVLNRDDPDWFWVLRHCDGNEGFVPSGFVYPGHVLHSYATATATAATATTNTASAEAHSPGKGTGGNITGVDSLQQKGVRDFRDETTGTELVVLYDYKAQAPDDLSVKRADWIYADLGNQTVDGWLWAYAPKTRKYGFIPKAYARPPAMTSL comes from the exons ATGGCCTTCTTGTGCCCCGTGCGCATACGTCGCgggaagaagaagaaac CTGGCGCACACAACTTTAATTTGGAGAAAGACTGTGGGACGACGGGCACAGGACTTGGTTTGGGTACTAGGATGCCATTGCCCCCTGGTCGAATAACTGGAAGCGCGAGCATCGAGACACTTGTAAGAGTAGGCATTGAAAAGGAGAATGGACTTTCTCCAGATAGTAAAATGGTCATTGTGCATGACTTTACCCCCTGCGTGGATGATGAACTTCAAGTCAAAAAGGGCCAG GTAGTGAACGTGCTTTACAGAGAAAATGACTGGGTATACGTGATAGCGGCGGATACGCGTATGGAAGGCTTCGTGCCGCACTCGTACTGCGCACCGTACACGTCGCAACTGGCGGAATTGACGCTTGCCAATCTGAACAACGTGAAGAAAAAGCTGCCGCGGTCCAGCGAGAACGACTGCGAGCTTCTTAGCACAGGTGGTCGCCTACAGGAGACGCAGCAGACCGATACCGGATCGGCCTCGGATTGCGAGAGCTACGCGCGAAATAACATCACCACCGCGGACATTAACATCAATCGTTCCAACATCACGCAGTCTCAGAATTCTATACAGACCATATCGTCCCAACCGGACGTACATCCCTTTTTCAAG GATCCATCAGCCGGAAGATACATCGTTCTTTATACATTCGTGGCGCGAGACGAGAACGATGTCAGCGTCGAGAGAGGCGAATTCGTGACCGTTTTGAATCGAGACGATCCGGATTGGTTCTGGGTACTCCGACATTGCGACGGCAACGAGGGTTTTGTACCGTCCGGTTTCGTCTATCCCGGTCACGTTTTGCATTCTTACGCAACGGCCACCGCGACGGCCGCCACTGCCACTACAAATACAGCGTCCGCAGAGGCTCATAGTCCAG GCAAAGGTACAGGAGGCAATATAACGGGAGTAGATTCGCTACAGCAAAAAGGAGTACGAGATTTCCGGGACGAGACTACCGGCACGGAATTAGTGGTGCTTTACGATTACAAAGCGCAAGCGCCGGATGATTTATCGGTGAAACGAGCCGACTGGATATACGCGGATCTTGGAAATCAAACGGTGGATGGTTGGCTCTGGGCCTATGCGCCCAAGACCCGCAAGTACGGTTTTATTCCTAAAGCGTACGCGCGACCCCCTGCCATGACTAGCTTATGA
- the LOC105195203 gene encoding pre-mRNA-splicing factor CWC22 homolog, producing MKRSHSRRDEEESEEHYRKRKDHKRDDDHKESRHNGDHKSSKHHDDHRSSRRNDEHRSSRRDDHRGSRREDDHRGSRRDDHRDRRYNDEREDARDSDGEAGGKRDSLREEIGSRYYGEPDKTRENPAEVKQKRAADLLTSKTGGAYIPPAKLRMLQAEITDKSGAAYQRIAWEALKKSIHGYINKVNTSNIGIITRELLRENIIRGRGLLARSIIQAQAASPTFTPVYAALTAIINSKFPNIGELVLSRLVLQFKRGFKRNDKPLCISSGTFIAHLVNQRVAYEIIALEILTLLLETPTDDSVEVAIAFLKESGMKLREVSRRGIEAIFEMLRNILHEGQLDKRVQYMIEVIFQVRKDGFKDHEAVPEELDLVEEENQITHLIKLDDEINAQDILNVFKFDPDYLATEEKYKQLCKEILGSDVSDSEGDDEDGEGESSDEESGTEQTEGKEGIIVDNTETNLTALRRTIYLTIHSSLDFEECAHKLMKMQLKPGQEIELCHMFLDCCAEMRTYEKFFGLLAGRFCAINKMYVTPFEQIFRDSYQTIHRLDTNKLRNVSKFFAHLLFTDSISWSVLSCIKLNEEDTTSSNRIFIKILFQELSEYMGLAKLNERVKDITLQEVFEGLFPRDDPKNTRFAINFFTSIGLGGLTDDLREHLKSHPKPVVVPVLTTKQEELSSSDESSSSSSSSSSGSTSTDSSSSSSSSSSLSSSSEEEDKVPAKKKKRVQHKRKEKKSSKPKDKKEEKSKKTQSRKKERGKTSKKDK from the coding sequence ATGAAAAGATCGCATTCGCGAAGAGACGAGGAGGAGAGCGAAGAACACTATCGCAAGCGCAAGGATCACAAGCGTGACGACGATCACAAGGAGTCCAGGCATAATGGCGATCACAAGAGCTCCAAGCATCACGATGATCACAGAAGTTCCAGACGTAACGACGAACACAGGAGTTCCAGGCGGGACGATCACCGCGGCTCCAGGCGTGAAGACGATCATCGGGGATCTCGGCGTGACGATCACAGAGATCGTAGGTACAACGACGAACGTGAAGATGCCAGGGACAGCGACGGCGAAGCGGGCGGCAAGCGTGATTCGCTGCGGGAGGAGATCGGCAGCAGGTACTACGGGGAACCGGACAAGACGCGAGAGAACCCAGCAGAGGTCAAACAAAAGCGAGCGGCGGATCTTTTGACGTCGAAGACGGGAGGCGCGTATATCCCGCCTGCCAAGTTGCGTATGCTTCAAGCAGAAATTACCGACAAGTCGGGAGCTGCTTACCAGCGCATCGCATGGGAAGCTCTAAAGAAGTCCATCCACGGATACATCAACAAAGTTAACACCAGCAATATCGGGATCATAACGCGGGAGCTGCTGCGCGAGAACATTATTCGTGGTAGAGGTTTGTTAGCACGATCTATCATTCAAGCGCAAGCCGCGTCACCAACGTTCACGCCAGTTTATGCAGCGCTGACAGCTATAATAAATTCCAAGTTTCCTAACATAGGTGAACTAGTGCTTTCGCGACTTGTATTACAGTTCAAGCGTGGATTTAAGAGGAATGATAAACCTTTATGTATATCCTCAGGAACTTTTATAGCACATTTAGTTAATCAGCGTGTAGCTTATGAGATTATTGCGTTGGAAATCTTGACTCTGCTGCTGGAAACGCCGACGGACGATTCCGTCGAAGTGGCCATAGCGTTCTTGAAGGAAAGCGGAATGAAACTGAGAGAGGTTTCGCGAAGAGGTATTGAAGCCATCTTTGAAATGCTGAGGAATATATTGCACGAGGGACAATTAGACAAGCGAGTCCAAtatatgatagaagttatattCCAGGTCAGGAAAGATGGATTTAAGGATCATGAGGCTGTGCCAGAAGAACTGGATCTTGTGGAGGAAGAAAAtcaaataacacatttgataaaattagatGACGAAATAAATGCGCAAGATATATTAAACGTGTTCAAGTTTGACCCAGACTATCTTGCcactgaagaaaaatataaacaactATGTAAAGAAATTCTTGGCTCGGATGTCAGTGACTCTGAAGGCGACGATGAAGATGGAGAGGGAGAGAGCTCAGACGAAGAAAGTGGCACAGAACAAACTGAGGGAAAGGAAGGAATTATAGTCGATAATACGGAAACAAATCTGACTGCGTTACGACGAACTATATATCTGACAATACACTCGTCGCTCGATTTTGAAGAGTGTGCACATAAGTTGATGAAAATGCAACTTAAACCTGGGCAAGAGATCGAGCTATGTCATATGTTTTTGGACTGTTGCGCGGAGATGCGGACATATGAGAAGTTCTTTGGCCTTTTGGCCGGTCGGTTTTGCGcgattaataaaatgtatgtgaCTCCATTCGAGCAAATCTTTAGGGATTCTTATCAAACGATACACCGCCTCGACACCAACAAATTGCGCAATGTGTCAAAGTTTTTCGCGCATTTATTGTTCACAGATTCGATATCGTGGAGCGTTCTTTCGTGCATAAAACTGAACGAAGAGGACACCACGAGTTCCAACAGAATATTTATCAAGATCTTGTTTCAAGAGCTGTCTGAGTACATGGGTTTAGCGAAGCTCAATGAACGGGTTAAAGACATAACGTTGCAAGAAGTGTTTGAAGGACTATTTCCTAGAGACGACCCGAAGAACACACGTTTCGCAATCAACTTCTTCACGTCGATCGGCTTGGGTGGTTTGACGGACGATTTGAGGGAACATTTAAAGTCGCATCCAAAACCAGTTGTTGTGCCAGTCTTAACTACCAAGCAGGAGGAGCTCTCAAGTTCTGATGAGTCTAGTTCGTCATCCAGCTCCAGCTCGTCTGGTTCGACGTCAACCGattcttcttcttcgtcgtcgtcgtcgtcgtcgttgtcgtcgtcatcggAGGAGGAAGATAAGGTTCcggcaaagaaaaagaaaagagtacagcataaacgaaaagaaaagaaatcgtCTAAGCCAAAGGacaagaaagaagagaaatcTAAGAAGACACAAAGCAGGAAGAAGGAGAGAGGCAAGACATCGAAAAAGGACAAATAA